A genomic window from Sorex araneus isolate mSorAra2 chromosome 2, mSorAra2.pri, whole genome shotgun sequence includes:
- the DTX3L gene encoding E3 ubiquitin-protein ligase DTX3L gives MASRARSPSPLRVRVSPPGPRLHRKLERYFQSRRESGGGECSVRPDDGGDPGVYLVWFTEPADKESVLKKENHHLTIDKKTLRINLEPTENLTQENVRPRKSSLTKLGYEQSSDEKHPDSEYPPDNAVSCVQKIFQDVTAILNCDLFSKEQRSLIPLLFPNVKRMEGSKGIEKVCGDFRDIENIYHYLSRQVLDHEPRRGSSTLLEERQLLSLPKGSSSVTSPEERQLHHPPESSSSVTPLKPESGSGTKSLHFEVPLLFFEYFKYVSPNKIDFIEKRFGIKIKTQENFPISVSLDFIASQSDDIDPALESFVGEFQKITASLREERITLPDNKKSHKIKEKLALLFEKLLIKENGAELILIGTQDDITAARHFLAPLTPDSLTKVSLKILPPGYMVNGIEVDSSQYKLLIDELRQEISEIEKKYNTQSCVLEQSQRTVIIFEPKDKELDLSIHSYVNFIDAYQDIASQLTREVLSLKSSGKKKKYLQGKQFADDFRRNHPHVHFVPNDETVTLIGLPNLLANAKQYVLQRQGISSLTEKKRSGDHETAVDTDIYTDTAPTTFQHSASVGDMGADDKKNSCSICMETIIDKRVLPKCKHEFCTDCINRAMSYKPICPLCQTSYGVQKGNQPEGTMNVHFMKAPLPGYDRCGTIVISYDMKEGIQTEEHPNPGKRYYGVQRRAYLPDNEEGKEVLKLLQRAFEQKLIFTVGTSRTSGISDVITWNDIHHKTSINGGPERYGYPDPDYLKRVKKELKYKGIE, from the exons ATGGCCTCGCGCGCCCGCTCGCCGTCCCCGCTGCGCGTGCGGGTGAGCCCCCCGGGCCCGCGCCTGCACCGCAAGCTGGAGCGCTACTTCCAGAGCCGCCGCGAGTCGGGGGGCGGCGAGTGCTCGGTGCGGCCCGACGACGGCGGGGACCCCGGCGTCTATCTCGTGTGGTTCACCGAGCCGGCGG ATAAAGAGAGtgtactgaaaaaagaaaatcatcatctTACTATTGATAAAAAAACTCTGAGAATTAACCTGGAACCCACTGAAAATCTAACACAGGAGAATGTCAGACCCAGAAAGTCTTCATTGACAAAATTAGGATATGAGCAAAGTTCAGATGAGAAGCATCCAGATTCAGAATATCCCCCAGACAATGCGGTTTCCTGTGTCCAAAAG ATCTTTCAAGATGTCACAGCCATCCTGAACTGTGACCTGTTTTCTAAGGAGCAGAGGAGTCTCatcccccttctcttccccaaTGTCAAAAGAATGGAGGGCAGCAAAGGGATTGAGAAGGTGTGTGGTGACTTCAGAGATATCGAAAATATATATCACTACTTGAGCAGACAGGTCCTGGACCATGAGCCGAGACGTGGCTCTTCCACCTTACTGGAGGAGAGACAGCTACTCAGCCTACCAAAGGGCAGCAGCAGTGTTACTTCACCGGAGGAGAGGCAACTCCACCATCCACCAGAGAGCAGCAGCAGTGTTACTCCCttaaagccagaatctggaagcggAACAAAGAGCTTACATTTTGAAGTTCCCTtgcttttctttgaatatttcaaATATGTCTCTCCCAATAAAATAGATTTCATAGAGAAAAGATttggtataaaaattaaaacccagGAGAATTTTCCCATTTCGGTCTCCTTAGACTTCATCGCAAGCCAATCAGATGACATTGACCCAGCTCTTGAATCTTTTGTTGGTGAATTTCAGAAGATCACAGCGAGTCTGAGAGAGGAGCGTATCACTTTGCCAGATAATAAGAAGTCAcataaaatcaaagagaaattgGCTCTCCTTTTCGAAAAGCTTCTTATAAAGGAGAATGGAGCAGAATTAATTCTCATTGGGACCCAAGATGACATCACAGCTGCCAGACATTTTCTTGCCCCCCTAACCCCTGATAGTCTTACTAAGGTATCTCTGAAGATACTACCTCCTGGGTACATGGTGAATGGAATTGAGGTTGACAGCTCTCAGTACAAGCTTTTGATAGATGAATTACGCCAGGAGATAtcagagatagaaaaaaaatacaacactCAAAGTTGTGTTCTAGAACAAAGCCAGAGAACTGTCATTATATTTGAACCTAAGGACAAAGAATTAGATCTGTCTATCCATTCATATGTAAATTTCATTGATGCTTATCAAGATATTGCAAGTCAGTTGACAAGAGAAGTTCTTTCACTGAAATCTTCCggcaagaagaaaaaatacttgcaaggcaagcagtttGCTGATGATTTTAGGAGAAATCATCCACATGTACACTTTGTGCCAAATGATGAAACCGTGACTTTGATTGGGTTGCCAAATCTCCTGGCAAATGCAAAGCAGTATGTCTTACAAAGACAGGGAATCTCTTCATTAACTGAAAAGAAACGGAGTGGGGATCATGAAACAGCTGTGGATACTGATATTTATACAGACACAGCTCCAACAACATTTCAGCATTCTGCCAGTGTTGGGGACATGGGAGCAGATGACAAAAAGAATTCATGTAGCATCTGTATGGAAACAATTATTGACAAAAGAGTGCTCCCAAAATGCAAGCATGAGTTCTGCACCGACTGTATCAACAGGGCCATGTCATATAAGCCCATCTGTCCTCTGTGCCAGACTTCCTACGGTGTCCAGAAAGGGAACCAGCCAGAGGGAACCATGAACGTGCATTTCATGAAGGCCCCACTTCCAGGTTATGATCGCTGTGGCACCATTGTGATCAGTTATGACATGAAAGAAGGCATACAGACA GAAGAACACCCGAACCCAGGGAAGAGATACTATGGAGTACAACGAAGAGCATACTTACCTGATaatgaggaaggaaaagaggtTTTGAAACTGCTTCAAAGGGCCTTTGAGCAAAAACTGATTTTCACGGTGGGGACCTCTCGCACATCAGGAATCTCAGATGTTATCACATGGAATGATATCCACCATAAGACATCCATTAATGGGGGACCAGAACG